In Nocardia sp. NBC_00403, one DNA window encodes the following:
- a CDS encoding YrdB family protein has product MQEVWKWANLTLAFVMELVALVALAVWGWKAANAIPVKLVLAVGAPLLAAVAWGLFAAPNATLDNPLLAVVTKVVVFGSAAVGLWAVSYRAAAVVFVAVLVANLLAIRLGHITP; this is encoded by the coding sequence ATGCAAGAAGTCTGGAAATGGGCCAACCTCACACTGGCATTCGTGATGGAGTTGGTCGCGCTCGTGGCGCTGGCGGTGTGGGGCTGGAAGGCCGCCAATGCGATTCCGGTCAAGCTCGTGTTGGCTGTGGGAGCGCCTCTCCTCGCGGCGGTGGCGTGGGGCCTCTTCGCGGCGCCGAATGCGACACTCGACAACCCGCTGCTCGCGGTCGTCACCAAGGTCGTGGTTTTCGGCAGCGCTGCGGTCGGATTGTGGGCCGTGAGCTACCGAGCGGCCGCGGTCGTCTTCGTCGCCGTCCTGGTCGCGAACCTGTTGGCGATCAGGCTCGGGCACATCACCCCGTGA
- a CDS encoding RNA-guided endonuclease InsQ/TnpB family protein, with protein MTEVVRYNYRLRPGVQAARALVAEWHRCRFLWNEAVHQQKLGGCVSFGKLGKLLTEARGRNAWLREGSQVAQQQALRAYAKALDHSFTVKGRGRPRFKPRKKALPSLEYTVRGFTIRDGRLLLPKGVSIPVVWSRELPSDPTSVRITRDSLGHWYASFVVRREIEAMAAADGGIGIDWGVSVTATTTDTRFDLPVLGHRKRCAAELAKAQRRMARRHSGKRGPQSGGYQRVARQVVKLHKKAARQTHHDSRVWAKRVVANHALIAVEDFRPRFLAKSTMARKAADAAIGAAKRELVERAVRAGRRVVLVQPAYTTMTCSACFARAKRLELCERTFRCLDCGYTAGRDRNAARVVLVVAERGHISVEDVRQAGHLLRVGGSVAV; from the coding sequence ATGACCGAGGTGGTGCGGTACAACTACCGACTGCGACCTGGCGTACAGGCGGCGCGGGCCCTGGTCGCGGAGTGGCATCGATGCCGGTTTCTGTGGAACGAGGCTGTGCACCAACAAAAGTTGGGTGGCTGTGTCAGCTTCGGCAAACTCGGAAAATTGCTGACCGAAGCGCGTGGCCGGAACGCGTGGTTGCGCGAGGGGTCGCAGGTTGCCCAGCAGCAAGCCCTCCGCGCTTACGCAAAAGCCCTTGATCATTCGTTCACGGTGAAAGGACGCGGCCGCCCGCGGTTCAAACCACGTAAGAAGGCGCTGCCGTCGCTGGAATACACCGTGCGTGGGTTCACCATCCGCGATGGCAGGTTGCTGTTGCCGAAAGGGGTGAGTATCCCGGTGGTGTGGTCGCGGGAGCTGCCTTCGGATCCGACGTCTGTCCGTATCACCCGGGACAGTCTGGGGCATTGGTATGCGTCGTTCGTCGTGCGGCGTGAGATCGAAGCCATGGCAGCGGCTGACGGTGGAATCGGTATCGATTGGGGTGTGAGCGTCACGGCCACGACCACCGACACCCGGTTCGATCTGCCCGTTCTGGGGCACCGGAAACGGTGCGCCGCGGAACTGGCGAAGGCGCAACGCCGTATGGCCCGCCGGCACAGCGGCAAACGTGGCCCGCAGTCCGGGGGCTACCAGCGGGTAGCCCGCCAGGTTGTGAAGTTGCATAAGAAGGCGGCGCGGCAAACCCACCATGATTCGCGGGTATGGGCGAAACGTGTCGTCGCCAACCATGCGTTGATCGCAGTAGAGGACTTCCGGCCGAGGTTTCTGGCGAAGTCCACGATGGCCCGTAAAGCGGCGGACGCAGCGATCGGTGCGGCGAAGCGGGAGTTGGTCGAGCGTGCTGTGCGGGCTGGCCGGAGGGTGGTGTTGGTTCAGCCCGCTTACACGACGATGACGTGCAGTGCCTGTTTCGCGAGAGCCAAGCGACTGGAGCTGTGCGAGAGAACTTTCCGGTGCCTCGACTGCGGCTATACCGCCGGTCGGGATCGGAACGCCGCCAGGGTGGTTCTGGTTGTGGCAGAACGCGGCCACATCAGTGTTGAGGATGTGAGACAAGCGGGTCACCTCCTTCGGGTGGGTGGTTCGGTTGCGGTCTGA
- a CDS encoding heavy metal translocating P-type ATPase, which yields MTTTTQPPASGQVELVIGGMTCASCANRIEKKLNKLDGVTATVNYATEKARVDVSGDVSPAELIATVEQAGYTAALPAPKTEVPTETAAAEPDPTASLRTRLLVSLVLTVPVIAMAMVPALQFTNWQWLSLTLAAPVVAWGALPFHKAAWTNLRHGTATMDTLVSMGTIAALGWSLYALFWGTAGMPGMKHPFEFTISRMDGSGSIYLEAAAGVTTFILAGRFFEARSKRRAGAALRALLELGAKEVSVLRRASDGPGGGSVRDHAGPREQGDGYSWVEQRIPVDQLVVGDQFVVRPGEKIATDGVVVEGSSAVDASMLTGESVPVEVGPDDAVVGATVNVGGRIVVRAGRVGSDTQLAQMAKLVEDAQTGKAQAQRLADKISGIFVPIVIALSVATLGFWLGTGGSIAAAFTAAVAVLIIACPCALGLATPTALMVGTGRGAQLGILIKGPEVLESTRRVDTVVLDKTGTVTTGKMALLDVVATVGEDTGEILALAGALEDSSEHPIAQAIAKGARDKVGELQPVEGFANIEGLGVQGVVDGHAVIVGRARLLADWSQQLDADLERAMHEAESQGKTAVAVGWDGKARGVLVVADAVKPTSAEAISQLKALGLTPIMLTGDNAAAARAIADQVGIDEVIAEVLPKDKVDTVARLQAEGKVVAMVGDGVNDAAALAQADLGLAMGTGTDVAIEASDLTLVRGDLRAAVDAIRLSRKTLGTIKGNLFWAFAYNVAAIPLAMAGLLNPMLAGAAMAFSSVFVVSNSLRLRGFRSTAR from the coding sequence ATGACCACCACGACGCAACCACCGGCCAGCGGTCAGGTCGAATTGGTGATCGGTGGCATGACCTGCGCGTCCTGCGCCAATCGCATCGAGAAGAAACTGAACAAGCTCGACGGCGTCACCGCGACCGTTAACTACGCGACCGAGAAGGCTCGGGTCGACGTCAGCGGTGATGTCTCGCCTGCGGAGTTGATCGCCACGGTCGAGCAGGCAGGCTACACCGCGGCGCTGCCCGCGCCGAAAACCGAGGTGCCGACGGAAACCGCTGCGGCCGAACCTGATCCGACCGCGTCATTACGGACACGCCTGCTGGTCTCGCTGGTGCTGACCGTGCCGGTGATCGCCATGGCGATGGTGCCCGCACTGCAATTCACCAACTGGCAGTGGCTGTCGCTGACGCTGGCTGCGCCGGTCGTCGCCTGGGGCGCGCTGCCGTTCCACAAAGCGGCCTGGACCAATCTCCGCCATGGGACGGCGACCATGGACACCTTGGTGTCGATGGGAACCATCGCCGCACTCGGCTGGTCACTGTACGCACTGTTCTGGGGCACCGCAGGAATGCCGGGCATGAAGCATCCTTTCGAGTTCACCATCTCGCGGATGGACGGCAGCGGCAGCATCTACCTGGAGGCCGCGGCGGGCGTCACCACCTTCATCCTGGCCGGACGCTTCTTCGAGGCCAGGTCCAAGCGGCGGGCAGGCGCTGCGCTGCGCGCTTTGCTGGAGCTCGGCGCCAAGGAGGTTTCGGTACTGCGCCGTGCGAGCGACGGGCCCGGAGGCGGCAGCGTGCGTGACCACGCAGGGCCCCGGGAGCAAGGCGATGGATACAGCTGGGTCGAGCAGCGCATCCCCGTCGACCAGTTGGTTGTCGGCGATCAGTTCGTCGTGCGGCCGGGTGAGAAGATCGCCACCGATGGCGTGGTGGTGGAGGGTTCCTCCGCTGTCGACGCCTCGATGCTGACCGGTGAATCGGTGCCGGTCGAGGTCGGGCCCGACGATGCGGTGGTCGGCGCGACGGTGAATGTCGGCGGACGAATCGTGGTGCGCGCCGGTCGAGTTGGTTCCGATACGCAGCTGGCGCAGATGGCGAAGCTGGTCGAGGACGCACAGACCGGCAAGGCGCAGGCCCAGCGGCTGGCGGACAAGATCTCCGGGATCTTCGTGCCCATCGTGATCGCGCTGTCGGTTGCGACGCTCGGATTCTGGCTCGGCACCGGCGGTTCCATCGCGGCGGCCTTCACCGCCGCCGTCGCGGTGCTGATCATCGCCTGCCCGTGCGCCCTCGGGTTGGCCACGCCGACCGCGTTGATGGTCGGCACCGGCCGAGGCGCGCAGCTGGGCATCCTGATCAAAGGTCCCGAGGTGCTCGAATCGACCCGGCGGGTGGACACCGTGGTGCTGGACAAGACGGGCACTGTCACCACAGGCAAGATGGCGCTGCTGGATGTCGTTGCCACGGTCGGCGAGGACACCGGCGAGATCCTGGCACTCGCCGGAGCGCTGGAGGATTCGTCGGAACACCCCATCGCACAGGCCATCGCCAAGGGCGCGCGCGACAAGGTCGGTGAACTGCAGCCGGTCGAGGGCTTCGCGAATATCGAGGGCCTCGGCGTGCAGGGCGTTGTCGACGGCCACGCGGTGATCGTCGGGCGTGCCCGGCTACTCGCCGACTGGTCGCAGCAGCTGGACGCCGACCTCGAGCGCGCGATGCACGAAGCCGAGTCACAGGGCAAGACCGCGGTCGCGGTGGGCTGGGACGGCAAGGCACGTGGCGTGCTCGTCGTCGCCGATGCGGTGAAACCCACTTCCGCCGAAGCGATCTCGCAGTTGAAGGCACTCGGGCTCACCCCGATCATGCTGACCGGTGACAATGCCGCCGCAGCCCGCGCGATCGCCGATCAGGTCGGCATCGATGAGGTGATCGCGGAGGTGTTGCCGAAGGACAAAGTGGACACCGTCGCACGGCTGCAAGCCGAGGGCAAGGTCGTCGCCATGGTCGGCGACGGCGTCAACGATGCCGCGGCACTGGCGCAGGCCGATCTCGGACTGGCCATGGGCACCGGCACCGACGTCGCCATCGAGGCAAGCGATCTGACGCTGGTGCGTGGCGATCTGCGCGCCGCGGTCGATGCCATCCGCTTGTCCCGCAAGACCTTGGGCACCATCAAGGGCAACCTGTTCTGGGCCTTCGCCTACAACGTCGCGGCGATCCCGCTGGCGATGGCGGGCCTGCTCAACCCGATGCTCGCGGGCGCGGCCATGGCGTTCTCCTCGGTCTTCGTGGTGAGCAACAGCCTGCGGCTGCGCGGCTTCCGCTCGACCGCGCGGTAG
- a CDS encoding MFS transporter: MTTQVRPTTRKWLALAVIAAAQFMVIMDTSIIGIALPKMQAELGFSQENLTWVFNAYVVAFGGLLLLGGRLSDLLGARRVFVMGWVVLLAGSAIAGAAGTVGIELAGRAIQGGGAALVAPSALTLLMMLFGSSPQELTKALAVYGAAAPAGGTAGVFLGGVITEYISWPWVFYINIPIAALALIAVPALMPSAPARSGSVDLLGSATVTAGLAAAVYGIVRAPEVGWASGQTWAVLAAAAALLAGFVYLQSRRSEPLMRLSIFRAPNLAAANIAQLLLGAAWVPMWFFLNLYLQQVLGYRAFPSGAALLPMTTLIMLGMVVIAPRAMQRFGAKPMIVTGLLVLGIGLGIMSLVRPTGNFWIDVLPASLVAAGGMSLAFIPSLGTAISAARPEEGGLASGIVNVSYQVGSAIGLAAMTAVATAFGADKIGDLPALTSGFSAAFLGAGGIAIAGAGIAAVTMRTPERESTPETD, translated from the coding sequence ATGACTACACAAGTACGACCGACCACGCGAAAGTGGTTGGCATTAGCGGTGATCGCCGCCGCGCAATTCATGGTCATCATGGACACCTCGATCATCGGCATCGCATTGCCGAAGATGCAGGCGGAACTCGGTTTCTCCCAGGAGAACCTGACCTGGGTGTTCAACGCCTACGTGGTCGCCTTCGGCGGACTGCTGCTACTCGGCGGCCGACTGTCCGACCTACTCGGCGCGCGGCGAGTATTCGTCATGGGCTGGGTGGTGCTGCTGGCCGGATCCGCCATCGCAGGCGCGGCAGGCACCGTCGGCATCGAGCTCGCCGGTCGCGCCATCCAGGGTGGCGGGGCCGCCCTCGTCGCACCGTCGGCACTGACACTGCTGATGATGCTGTTCGGTTCCTCGCCACAGGAGCTGACGAAGGCACTCGCCGTGTACGGCGCCGCCGCACCCGCCGGCGGCACCGCAGGCGTGTTCCTCGGCGGTGTGATCACCGAATACATCAGCTGGCCTTGGGTTTTCTACATCAACATCCCGATCGCCGCGCTCGCACTCATCGCCGTTCCCGCACTGATGCCGAGCGCACCGGCCCGCTCCGGATCGGTCGACCTGCTCGGTTCCGCCACCGTCACCGCGGGACTCGCCGCCGCCGTCTACGGCATCGTCCGCGCACCCGAGGTCGGCTGGGCGTCCGGACAGACCTGGGCGGTCCTCGCCGCCGCGGCCGCATTGCTCGCCGGATTCGTCTACCTGCAATCTCGCCGCAGCGAGCCGCTGATGCGGCTGAGCATCTTCCGCGCACCGAACCTCGCCGCAGCCAATATCGCCCAGCTGCTGCTCGGCGCGGCCTGGGTCCCGATGTGGTTCTTCCTCAACCTCTACCTGCAGCAGGTCCTCGGTTACCGCGCATTCCCGTCGGGCGCGGCGCTGCTGCCGATGACGACGCTGATCATGCTCGGCATGGTGGTGATCGCACCGCGGGCGATGCAGCGTTTCGGCGCGAAGCCGATGATCGTCACCGGCCTGCTGGTGCTCGGCATCGGGCTGGGGATCATGTCGCTGGTCCGGCCGACCGGCAACTTCTGGATCGATGTATTGCCCGCCTCGCTGGTCGCCGCGGGTGGCATGTCGCTGGCCTTCATACCCTCACTGGGTACGGCTATCTCCGCTGCGCGTCCCGAAGAGGGCGGGCTGGCCTCCGGCATCGTGAACGTCAGCTACCAGGTCGGCTCGGCCATCGGGCTGGCCGCGATGACCGCGGTCGCCACCGCGTTCGGCGCCGACAAGATCGGCGATCTTCCCGCCCTGACCAGTGGTTTCTCGGCAGCATTCCTCGGCGCGGGCGGCATCGCGATTGCCGGGGCGGGCATCGCGGCGGTGACCATGCGCACCCCCGAGCGGGAATCCACGCCCGAAACCGATTGA
- a CDS encoding sterol desaturase family protein, with amino-acid sequence MTKPHSSEQDSSARARVQRDERALRRGLTLGEAFREFVRHPSPWLIGVTLLAALAGRIMVGDWQLTDALVPAVMLAVFPIFEWIVHVTVLHWRPRKLGPVAIDSELARKHREHHVDPRNIPLIFIPTKTLSVLVVVLIAVAALAFPRLGLGLTFLLTITLLGLGYEWTHYLIHTDYKPQGSLYRAVWRNHRHHHYKNEHYWFTVTTSGTADRLFGTHPDPAEVTASPTARNLHSA; translated from the coding sequence ATGACGAAACCGCATTCCTCCGAACAGGATTCGAGCGCCCGGGCGCGCGTCCAGCGAGACGAGCGGGCGCTGCGGCGCGGCCTCACCCTCGGTGAGGCCTTCCGCGAGTTCGTCCGGCACCCTTCGCCGTGGCTCATCGGCGTCACCCTGCTCGCGGCCCTCGCCGGCCGAATCATGGTGGGCGACTGGCAGTTGACCGACGCGCTGGTGCCCGCCGTGATGCTCGCGGTGTTCCCGATCTTCGAATGGATCGTGCACGTCACCGTGCTGCACTGGCGGCCACGCAAGCTCGGTCCGGTCGCCATCGACAGCGAGCTCGCGCGCAAACACCGTGAGCACCATGTTGATCCGCGCAATATCCCTTTGATCTTCATCCCGACCAAAACACTGTCGGTACTGGTCGTCGTCCTCATCGCCGTTGCCGCCCTGGCATTCCCACGCCTGGGCCTCGGCCTGACCTTCCTGCTCACCATCACCCTGCTCGGCCTCGGCTACGAGTGGACCCACTACCTGATCCACACCGACTACAAGCCGCAAGGCTCGCTCTACCGCGCGGTCTGGCGCAACCACCGCCACCACCATTACAAGAACGAGCACTACTGGTTCACCGTCACCACCTCCGGCACCGCCGACCGCCTGTTCGGCACCCACCCGGACCCTGCCGAAGTCACCGCCTCGCCCACCGCACGCAACCTCCACTCCGCCTGA
- a CDS encoding PCC domain-containing protein, which produces MLVFEVNYGEMMKSLTAQAEAAEITDAAIVSLIGGVDRFTISTMPADDATKDIVSTYALPAEMHGSGEIRDGKVHVHATMAVQGDRAIAGHVHEAHIGTWFARAYVIPRPARDQ; this is translated from the coding sequence ATGCTGGTGTTCGAGGTCAACTATGGCGAAATGATGAAATCCCTTACTGCACAAGCGGAGGCGGCGGAAATCACCGATGCCGCGATCGTGAGTCTGATCGGAGGAGTCGACCGTTTCACCATCTCGACCATGCCCGCCGATGACGCGACGAAGGACATCGTCAGCACCTATGCGCTACCGGCCGAGATGCACGGATCCGGCGAGATCCGTGACGGCAAAGTCCACGTCCACGCGACCATGGCAGTCCAAGGCGACAGGGCTATTGCCGGCCATGTACACGAGGCGCACATCGGCACTTGGTTCGCGCGGGCGTACGTAATTCCGCGTCCAGCGCGTGATCAGTAG
- a CDS encoding TetR/AcrR family transcriptional regulator, whose amino-acid sequence MATQARQRLLATAEELFYAEGIRAVGVDRLLQESGVGRASFYRHFTSKDDLVVAVLEGRDRRWLDWLRESVDSKASDPSDRPLAVFDALSERFARKDFRGCAFINTMVEVADPTAAAHQAADRHKRRVIDYLTELLTAAGRSDAPELAAEFALLVDGAIVTSVREASPAAAHRARAIAARLLASN is encoded by the coding sequence ATGGCAACACAGGCCAGGCAGCGTTTGCTCGCCACCGCGGAGGAGCTGTTCTACGCCGAGGGCATCCGCGCGGTCGGCGTCGACCGCCTGCTTCAGGAGTCCGGCGTCGGCCGTGCCTCCTTCTATCGCCACTTCACCAGCAAGGACGACCTGGTCGTCGCGGTGCTCGAGGGCCGCGACCGCCGCTGGCTGGACTGGTTGCGGGAATCGGTCGATTCGAAAGCGTCCGACCCGTCCGACCGCCCGCTGGCCGTATTCGATGCCCTCTCGGAACGCTTCGCCCGCAAAGACTTTCGTGGCTGTGCCTTCATCAACACCATGGTCGAAGTAGCCGACCCCACTGCCGCCGCACACCAGGCAGCAGATCGACACAAGCGCCGAGTAATCGACTACCTCACCGAACTCCTCACCGCGGCAGGCAGATCCGACGCCCCCGAACTCGCCGCCGAATTCGCCCTCCTGGTCGACGGTGCCATCGTCACCTCCGTCCGTGAAGCGAGTCCCGCCGCCGCTCACCGCGCTCGTGCGATCGCCGCGCGCCTGCTCGCTTCGAACTGA
- a CDS encoding ABC transporter family substrate-binding protein, which produces MRLRTLGTRCAIPVVALGLIVAGCSNSDVTAGTSTIGSTNDINPKDPSELRDGGNLRLALGAFPSNFNYLHVDGGTDDGATVIGPTMPAAFVSDAAGQLTVDHNYFTDITLTSTSPQQVTYTINPKAVWSDGSPLTWEDMRSQAAALSGKDNAFLVSSTSGFERVAKVERGVDDRQAIVTFDKPYAEWQGQFSPLYPKAVTANPDAFTNLDLNSLSVSSGPFVITTIDRAQNRITLNRNPTWWGDTPKLDTITLSVLDHSAMLPAIQNNELDYGYMSGIELVTAAKNSKNVVIRRTPEPSWSHLTFNGVSGALLSDPQLRIAISKAIDRQGLVTAAQNGIVTDPKPLNNHVFMAGQKGYQDNAGPIAFDPAEAARMLDALGWKLNGDVREKDGRKLEIRDVMYQQDQWVQTAQIVQQNLAAVGVKLTIQTVPGSGLFKDVIDPGNFDIAQFSWSGSVLPLSALPQIYAYNPENLQGNKARIGSAELNELIDKTISELDPDKAIALANQCDQMIFAEGYSIPLQQASGTYAVRENLANYGAFGLASPDYTKVGFLK; this is translated from the coding sequence ATGCGGCTTCGTACCCTCGGCACCCGGTGCGCCATCCCGGTCGTCGCCCTCGGGTTGATCGTGGCCGGTTGCTCCAACAGCGACGTGACCGCGGGCACCAGCACCATCGGCAGTACGAACGACATCAACCCGAAGGACCCGAGCGAACTGCGCGACGGCGGCAATCTGCGGTTGGCGCTGGGTGCCTTCCCGTCGAACTTCAACTACCTGCATGTGGACGGTGGCACCGATGACGGCGCCACCGTGATCGGCCCGACGATGCCTGCCGCGTTCGTCAGCGACGCCGCCGGACAGCTCACTGTCGACCACAACTACTTCACCGACATCACCCTGACGAGTACCTCCCCACAGCAGGTCACCTACACGATCAACCCGAAGGCCGTCTGGTCCGACGGCAGCCCCCTCACCTGGGAGGACATGCGCTCGCAGGCGGCGGCGCTGAGCGGCAAGGACAATGCGTTCCTGGTCTCCTCGACCAGCGGTTTCGAACGGGTTGCCAAGGTGGAGCGCGGCGTCGACGATCGGCAGGCGATCGTCACCTTCGACAAGCCCTACGCCGAATGGCAGGGCCAGTTCAGCCCGCTGTATCCGAAGGCCGTGACCGCGAATCCCGATGCGTTCACCAATCTCGACCTCAACTCGCTGTCGGTCAGCTCGGGACCGTTCGTCATCACCACTATCGATCGCGCCCAGAACCGGATCACGCTGAACCGCAACCCGACCTGGTGGGGCGACACCCCCAAGCTCGACACCATCACCCTCAGCGTGCTCGACCACAGCGCCATGCTGCCCGCGATCCAGAACAACGAGCTCGACTACGGGTACATGTCCGGTATCGAGCTGGTGACCGCGGCCAAGAACTCGAAGAATGTCGTCATCCGCCGGACACCGGAGCCGAGCTGGTCGCACTTGACCTTCAACGGTGTGTCCGGCGCGCTGCTCTCGGATCCGCAACTGCGCATTGCCATTTCGAAGGCGATCGATCGGCAAGGGCTGGTGACCGCAGCCCAGAACGGCATCGTCACCGACCCGAAGCCGCTGAACAATCACGTCTTCATGGCAGGTCAGAAGGGCTACCAGGACAACGCGGGTCCCATTGCGTTCGATCCCGCCGAGGCCGCGCGGATGCTCGATGCGCTCGGCTGGAAGCTCAACGGCGATGTCCGTGAGAAGGATGGCCGCAAGCTGGAAATCCGCGATGTGATGTACCAGCAGGATCAGTGGGTGCAGACCGCGCAGATCGTGCAGCAGAATCTGGCCGCGGTCGGCGTGAAGCTGACGATCCAGACCGTGCCCGGCAGTGGCCTTTTCAAGGACGTGATCGATCCGGGCAACTTCGATATCGCCCAGTTCAGTTGGAGCGGTAGCGTTCTCCCGCTCAGCGCGCTGCCCCAGATCTATGCCTACAACCCGGAGAACCTACAGGGCAACAAGGCCAGGATCGGTTCGGCGGAACTCAACGAGCTCATCGATAAGACCATCTCCGAGCTCGACCCCGACAAGGCGATCGCGCTGGCCAACCAGTGTGATCAGATGATCTTCGCCGAGGGCTATTCGATCCCGCTCCAGCAGGCATCGGGCACCTACGCGGTCCGCGAAAACCTGGCCAACTACGGTGCCTTCGGCCTCGCCTCCCCCGACTACACCAAAGTCGGCTTCCTGAAGTGA
- a CDS encoding carboxymuconolactone decarboxylase family protein, protein MSRLPLVSTETADAEQADLLTEVQRQLGRVPNLYAAMANSPATLRGYLTLRDALTKGKLSARVREQLALLVAGENGCDYCVAAHTMRAGRMGFTDEAIAATRAATAEDPHADAVLHFAKEVLQSRGRVDDGLIASARQRGVSDAELSEIVGHVSLNILSNYFNHVAQPELDFPPAAALTPKDTAMTTKWRSARTVALVEGYSILDNEGRPVRTIDNVQVLIEGGFLHVKVSETAEVQVVSAPAVAVVSYRPES, encoded by the coding sequence ATGTCGCGGCTACCTCTCGTCTCCACCGAAACCGCCGACGCGGAACAGGCGGATCTGCTGACCGAAGTTCAACGACAGCTGGGCAGGGTCCCGAATCTCTATGCCGCCATGGCGAACAGCCCGGCGACGCTGCGCGGCTACCTCACCCTGCGTGACGCGCTGACGAAGGGAAAGCTCTCCGCCCGCGTCCGCGAGCAGCTTGCGCTGCTGGTGGCCGGCGAAAACGGTTGCGACTACTGCGTGGCCGCGCACACCATGCGGGCCGGACGGATGGGATTCACCGATGAGGCGATCGCGGCCACCCGCGCAGCCACCGCCGAAGACCCGCACGCGGATGCGGTACTGCACTTCGCCAAGGAAGTGCTGCAATCCCGCGGCCGCGTCGACGACGGCTTGATCGCCTCGGCCCGGCAGCGCGGGGTGAGCGACGCCGAGCTGAGCGAGATCGTCGGCCACGTTTCGCTGAACATCCTGTCCAACTACTTCAATCACGTCGCACAGCCGGAGCTGGACTTCCCGCCGGCCGCGGCCCTCACCCCGAAAGACACTGCAATGACTACGAAATGGCGTTCGGCACGCACAGTCGCACTGGTCGAGGGCTACTCGATACTCGACAACGAGGGGCGGCCCGTCCGCACTATAGATAACGTCCAGGTGCTGATCGAAGGCGGCTTCCTGCACGTCAAAGTCTCGGAAACCGCCGAGGTGCAGGTCGTGTCGGCACCGGCGGTCGCCGTTGTCAGCTACCGTCCCGAATCCTGA
- a CDS encoding heavy-metal-associated domain-containing protein: MSTAATTATVTVTVTGMTCGCCVNSVSKEVGKISGVTAVDVDLATGRVTVDSAAPVEPGAIAAAVDKAGYQVTAD; this comes from the coding sequence ATGAGCACCGCAGCCACCACCGCCACTGTCACCGTCACCGTCACCGGAATGACCTGTGGCTGCTGCGTCAACTCGGTCAGCAAGGAGGTCGGCAAGATCTCCGGCGTCACCGCTGTCGACGTCGACCTCGCCACCGGCAGGGTCACCGTCGACAGCGCGGCCCCGGTCGAGCCCGGCGCGATCGCCGCGGCCGTCGACAAGGCCGGCTACCAAGTCACCGCCGACTAA
- a CDS encoding FadR/GntR family transcriptional regulator, which produces MALQPVVKRSVSGDVFEQIAADVLSGELAPGATLPSERQLAEALGVSRPAVREALQRLAAAGLVAVRQGDATTVLDYRRGAGLEVLPRLLVQGGELDPGVARSILEARLHNGPKVAELAATRLGKTDSATVGAALERTVAALAAEQDPVAQQRHAMEFWDHVIDAADSIVFRLMFNMLSAAYEPALTALAPIMSAEVGNVEAYRELAATIVAGRPQQAAEIARALLEPATTILIDALGGH; this is translated from the coding sequence ATGGCGTTGCAACCGGTAGTCAAGCGGTCGGTGTCCGGCGATGTGTTCGAGCAGATCGCGGCGGATGTGTTGAGTGGGGAGTTGGCGCCGGGGGCAACTTTGCCTAGTGAGCGGCAGTTGGCGGAGGCGTTGGGGGTTTCTCGGCCTGCGGTTCGGGAGGCGTTGCAGCGGCTGGCGGCGGCTGGGTTGGTTGCGGTGCGGCAGGGGGATGCGACGACTGTGCTGGATTATCGACGGGGGGCCGGGCTGGAGGTTTTGCCTCGACTGCTCGTGCAGGGCGGGGAGTTGGATCCGGGGGTTGCGCGCAGCATTCTCGAGGCTCGGCTGCACAACGGGCCGAAGGTCGCCGAGTTGGCGGCTACGCGGCTGGGCAAGACCGACTCCGCGACAGTCGGTGCGGCGCTCGAACGCACCGTGGCAGCACTTGCCGCAGAACAGGATCCGGTCGCCCAGCAGCGGCATGCGATGGAGTTCTGGGATCACGTCATCGACGCGGCCGATTCCATCGTGTTCCGGCTGATGTTCAACATGCTCAGCGCCGCCTACGAACCCGCGCTCACCGCGCTGGCTCCGATCATGTCCGCCGAGGTGGGCAATGTCGAGGCATACCGCGAACTGGCCGCCACCATCGTGGCGGGCCGGCCGCAACAGGCCGCCGAGATCGCCCGGGCGCTGCTCGAGCCGGCGACCACCATCCTGATCGATGCCCTCGGCGGGCACTGA